From the genome of Wolbachia endosymbiont (group B) of Parapoynx stratiotata, one region includes:
- a CDS encoding phytanoyl-CoA dioxygenase family protein, producing METLQKNGFFIIKNLVPLELIIQSLSDITNKISKLSQEISVSTSDYLNCTGRWGMLSQVTRIISQALDKIIKNYLEKSLQCQILQKKSNVICKTADLIDAVPFHQDISYSFNDPYHFSVWLALNNVSETSGALQIIENSHKWEIQPLVDFWYPYFFDQYSNNRENYKIKSLPISAGDAIVFDSRLWHGSDKNTDAKDRFAYVTRWIIKDQDLPYVPKPQPSVFGILNCGELTESILRECLSLFGYQESIKAKNMEELIKSWLAFITDTTTNISEIDTTEAKRDLYKLLILNQASALHDAGDISGKIYKNLWFSLLVFLNKKVNVVELAL from the coding sequence ATGGAAACATTACAAAAAAATGGTTTTTTTATTATCAAAAATCTGGTTCCTTTAGAGCTAATAATTCAGTCTTTAAGTGATATAACAAATAAGATATCAAAGCTATCCCAAGAAATAAGTGTTTCAACTTCTGACTACTTAAACTGTACCGGCAGATGGGGCATGTTATCTCAAGTAACTAGAATTATATCTCAAGCATTAGATAAAATTATTAAAAATTACCTTGAAAAGTCACTTCAGTGTCAGATACTGCAGAAAAAATCAAATGTTATATGTAAAACTGCTGATTTAATAGATGCAGTTCCCTTTCACCAAGACATCTCCTATAGTTTCAATGATCCTTACCACTTTTCCGTTTGGTTAGCTTTGAATAATGTAAGTGAAACTTCAGGTGCACTACAAATTATAGAAAACAGTCATAAATGGGAAATACAGCCTTTAGTTGATTTTTGGTACCCATATTTTTTTGATCAGTACTCAAACAACCGAGAAAATTACAAAATTAAGTCACTACCTATTTCAGCAGGAGATGCGATAGTTTTTGATTCACGGTTATGGCATGGTAGTGATAAGAATACAGATGCTAAAGATAGATTTGCTTATGTAACAAGGTGGATTATAAAAGATCAAGACCTTCCCTATGTGCCAAAACCTCAGCCTTCAGTTTTTGGTATACTCAATTGTGGTGAGTTAACAGAATCTATACTGAGAGAATGCTTGTCATTGTTTGGCTACCAGGAAAGTATAAAAGCAAAAAACATGGAAGAACTTATCAAGAGCTGGTTAGCCTTTATTACAGATACAACTACAAATATTTCTGAGATCGACACTACTGAGGCTAAGCGAGATTTATATAAGCTGCTTATTCTAAATCAAGCATCAGCACTACATGATGCTGGAGACATCTCAGGAAAAATATACAAAAATTTATGGTTTTCACTACTTGTATTTCTCAATAAAAAAGTCAACGTAGTGGAGCTAGCATTGTAA
- a CDS encoding ABC transporter ATP-binding protein has protein sequence MNRSRVDSFKCVLMFILNIVSKFKLNVLIMSLVALVVAVDLSFRKYLVKNILDTAVKYQEGNVIENLLLPVSAYLGMALLITTAFRFYGYFVDIRMFTLMRQKIADMSFCRLLQQDHSYYQNNLSGSLVHKASNLMDSVIELIRLLIDCFFGYSIALVLAIYTLSLVNIKFAIATFTWVSIFILVSIFSFRVLTELADNYSKQNSQVIASIADSILNVISVRLFSQQAHERHKFFQICKKRTIAERKLQWAYFCLWFIYGYSFDILQAVNLYFLIYDYQLNKIAIGDIALVLGINISIIEFLNHLTRNLTQFSTHFGKVSDALPILTTVPEIQDKENAKELNLLSGRITFNNVSFSYEGQEPLFQDFSVTINPCEKVGLVGYSGGGKSTFINLILRLFDVKKGNIQIDNQIVSEVTQSSLRQQISVIPQDPLLFHDTILANIIYGRLQSTIEEIMRAAKLAGIHDFIMTLPDQYGTTVGEKGIKLSGGERQRIIIARAFLKNAPILFLDEPTSQLDSITEKTIQMSLFKLMKNKTTITIAHRISTLLHMDRILVFNKGKIVQDGKHAELVSKQGLYKELWNAQIGCLNGKK, from the coding sequence ATGAACAGAAGTAGAGTTGATAGCTTCAAATGTGTATTGATGTTCATCTTGAATATAGTATCTAAATTCAAGCTTAATGTACTTATAATGTCTTTAGTTGCTCTGGTGGTAGCTGTTGATTTGTCTTTTAGAAAGTATTTAGTAAAAAATATTCTAGATACAGCTGTAAAATATCAGGAAGGTAATGTAATTGAAAATCTTTTATTACCTGTAAGCGCTTATCTTGGTATGGCATTACTTATCACTACTGCTTTTAGATTCTATGGCTATTTTGTTGACATTCGAATGTTTACCTTAATGCGTCAAAAAATAGCTGATATGTCTTTTTGTAGGCTACTCCAACAAGACCATTCCTATTATCAGAACAATTTATCCGGAAGTTTAGTACATAAGGCCAGTAACTTAATGGATAGTGTGATAGAGTTAATAAGATTGCTTATAGATTGTTTTTTCGGTTACAGCATAGCATTAGTCTTAGCTATTTATACCTTATCATTAGTAAACATAAAATTTGCAATCGCCACATTCACTTGGGTAAGCATTTTTATTTTAGTATCGATTTTCAGCTTTCGTGTACTTACTGAACTAGCTGATAATTACTCTAAACAAAATTCACAAGTAATAGCTAGTATAGCAGATAGTATTTTAAATGTTATATCAGTAAGGCTATTTTCTCAGCAAGCACATGAGAGACACAAATTTTTTCAAATATGCAAGAAAAGAACTATTGCAGAGAGAAAATTACAATGGGCATACTTTTGTCTTTGGTTTATATATGGCTATTCATTTGATATACTCCAAGCAGTAAACTTGTACTTTTTAATTTATGACTATCAATTGAACAAAATTGCAATAGGAGATATTGCTCTTGTACTTGGAATTAATATATCGATTATAGAGTTTCTTAACCATCTAACTAGGAATCTTACCCAATTTTCTACTCATTTCGGCAAAGTTTCAGATGCATTGCCAATCTTGACTACTGTACCAGAAATTCAAGATAAGGAAAATGCTAAAGAATTAAATTTATTAAGTGGAAGAATAACGTTTAACAATGTTTCTTTTTCTTATGAAGGTCAGGAGCCATTATTTCAAGATTTCTCAGTTACCATTAATCCTTGCGAAAAGGTAGGTCTAGTTGGTTATTCTGGAGGTGGTAAATCTACTTTTATAAACTTAATTCTAAGGCTATTTGATGTTAAAAAAGGTAATATACAGATTGATAATCAAATAGTATCAGAAGTTACACAGAGTTCTTTGAGGCAACAAATATCTGTAATACCTCAAGACCCATTGTTATTTCATGATACTATTTTAGCAAACATCATATATGGTAGACTTCAATCTACTATCGAAGAAATAATGAGAGCTGCAAAGCTGGCTGGTATTCACGATTTCATTATGACTCTACCAGATCAATATGGAACTACAGTCGGAGAAAAAGGCATCAAGCTATCTGGAGGAGAAAGACAAAGAATAATAATAGCCAGGGCATTTTTAAAAAACGCTCCAATATTATTTCTCGATGAACCAACTAGTCAGTTAGATTCTATAACAGAAAAAACAATTCAAATGAGTTTATTCAAATTGATGAAAAATAAAACTACGATTACTATAGCACACCGTATTTCTACACTTTTACACATGGACCGAATTCTAGTATTTAACAAAGGAAAAATTGTCCAAGATGGTAAACATGCTGAATTAGTTTCTAAGCAAGGTCTTTACAAGGAACTTTGGAATGCTCAAATTGGTTGTTTGAATGGCAAAAAATAA
- a CDS encoding threonine aldolase family protein: MEKIIDLRSDTTTLQGSNVIHAISNATVGDFAYSEDKSCNDLSEYCKQLFKVEEALFVTSGMLANRLAIASQTSPGDELITHYNYHVNFFDSAGNAKVNNIVFNCIRNNSGILDVDEVEYAINSKPRYKIFAQVSLVSIENSINGFNGKIYPFEKQVELYHFLKAHNVNLHLDGARIFNAHIETNIALADYAKYVDTMSFSFTKGLGAPFGSMLMGKREIIERAKKLQVWLGSGYHQIGYCANAAKYVLQNNISRLKEDNKLAKLFADKIKEIPHIKLVLPYPETNIVSFSIKALNVTNEVFLSKCQAYGLLLFPWLESHIRAVTHLGTKETEIMKAAEIIKEVVLNLI; encoded by the coding sequence ATGGAAAAAATTATTGATCTGAGAAGTGACACTACAACTCTGCAGGGCTCCAACGTTATACATGCAATAAGTAATGCAACTGTTGGAGATTTTGCTTATAGTGAAGACAAAAGCTGTAATGACTTATCAGAATATTGCAAACAATTATTCAAAGTAGAAGAAGCATTATTTGTAACCAGCGGTATGCTTGCAAATAGATTAGCCATTGCCAGTCAAACAAGTCCTGGTGATGAACTAATAACTCATTATAATTACCACGTTAATTTTTTCGATAGCGCAGGCAATGCAAAAGTAAATAATATCGTATTTAATTGTATTAGAAATAATAGCGGAATCTTAGATGTTGATGAAGTAGAATATGCTATTAATTCTAAGCCGAGGTATAAAATTTTTGCTCAGGTGAGTCTTGTTTCTATAGAAAATAGTATAAATGGGTTTAATGGTAAAATTTATCCTTTTGAAAAACAAGTCGAGTTATATCACTTTTTAAAAGCTCACAATGTAAATCTTCATTTAGACGGTGCAAGAATATTTAATGCTCATATCGAAACAAATATTGCTTTAGCAGATTATGCTAAATATGTGGATACAATGAGCTTTTCTTTTACTAAAGGACTTGGCGCTCCTTTTGGTTCAATGCTTATGGGTAAAAGAGAGATAATTGAAAGGGCTAAAAAGCTACAGGTTTGGCTAGGTAGTGGTTATCATCAGATAGGGTATTGTGCTAATGCAGCAAAATACGTACTACAGAATAATATCTCTAGGCTTAAAGAAGATAATAAGCTCGCTAAATTGTTTGCAGATAAGATTAAAGAAATTCCACACATAAAACTGGTACTACCTTATCCAGAAACTAATATAGTAAGCTTCAGTATAAAAGCACTAAATGTAACTAATGAGGTTTTCTTGAGTAAGTGCCAAGCTTATGGTTTATTGCTTTTTCCTTGGCTCGAGTCTCATATAAGAGCAGTTACCCATCTTGGCACAAAGGAAACAGAAATCATGAAAGCTGCTGAAATTATAAAGGAGGTTGTGTTAAATTTAATATGA
- a CDS encoding threonine aldolase family protein: MRIKIDFFSDSNTDPSAKMREAMAKAKVGNEAACEDPTVNELVATACKILGKPAGIFLISGTMSNVIAYKVHIQRPGDYLLLDETSHPLIVQSGLIAAQAHATPLPIKGTRGIFTGEQIVEFITRPSLRNIPRVGLVSIEQTTNFGGGAVWPLEYIQEISSLCKENDVFTHLDGARLFNACAHTKISPKEYASYFDSIFIDFSKGLGAPMGAILLGSEDFIEKAWYYKFQIGGGMHQAGIISAACLYALHNNVNSLEEDHKKMQHLIEGLGSIDQVIIDIDLYKTNIAYFSLHTNCISTQELINVLMTNYGIRMANIKGKIRAITHRDISYEDINTTVSAIRKILSK, encoded by the coding sequence ATGAGAATAAAAATAGATTTCTTTAGCGATTCAAACACTGACCCTTCAGCTAAAATGAGGGAAGCGATGGCTAAAGCAAAAGTTGGAAACGAAGCTGCATGTGAAGATCCAACTGTAAACGAATTAGTGGCAACCGCATGTAAAATATTAGGTAAACCTGCAGGAATCTTTTTGATTTCAGGAACGATGTCCAATGTAATTGCTTATAAAGTACACATTCAAAGACCTGGTGATTACTTGCTGCTTGATGAAACTTCACATCCACTCATAGTACAATCTGGCTTGATCGCAGCCCAGGCACATGCCACTCCTTTGCCCATCAAAGGTACGAGAGGAATATTTACTGGAGAACAAATTGTTGAGTTTATTACTCGTCCTAGTTTAAGAAATATTCCGAGAGTTGGGCTTGTTTCTATCGAACAAACGACAAATTTTGGTGGTGGAGCTGTGTGGCCTTTAGAATATATTCAAGAGATCTCAAGTCTCTGCAAAGAGAATGACGTATTCACTCATTTAGATGGAGCAAGACTGTTCAACGCTTGTGCTCATACTAAAATATCTCCAAAAGAGTATGCAAGTTATTTTGATTCGATATTTATTGATTTTAGTAAAGGATTAGGTGCTCCAATGGGCGCAATATTGCTTGGAAGTGAAGATTTTATTGAAAAAGCTTGGTACTATAAGTTTCAAATTGGCGGAGGTATGCACCAAGCTGGCATTATTTCAGCTGCATGTTTATATGCTCTACATAATAATGTAAATTCTTTAGAAGAAGATCATAAAAAAATGCAGCACCTTATAGAAGGCCTAGGCTCTATAGATCAAGTTATAATTGATATCGACCTGTATAAAACTAATATAGCGTATTTTTCATTACATACTAATTGTATATCTACTCAAGAATTAATAAACGTACTAATGACAAATTATGGAATTAGAATGGCTAACATCAAAGGTAAAATCAGAGCTATAACACATAGAGATATAAGCTATGAAGATATTAATACTACTGTATCTGCTATAAGAAAGATACTAAGTAAGTAA
- a CDS encoding MFS transporter produces MLLYLSRQSIPIALPLLIDTDHVKLSYFFACFSFFYGVSKFVNGIIMDSKNNPLFMFGLCNIATGLLTIGITSSYNNLTLLLLTLILLAWTQGLGWPAITKFMVTNSSISSIASSWGVMSSSQQLGSCITLIVLPSIIKIYDAKSAFLYSGLLCLLFGIYTILKAYYKESANFTTYYKVQKSQIGIKVTSSIWFLCCATFCAYIIKMGIFFWFPIILMDKLQISLVQSSLITGVYDLGGILGTLITGRISDMYFFQNRSLLALLYMLGIALTFIAMNFGQNIILMNLGAILSGFFIFGVQVLTGVIAVEIAPQNNVCAIVSLTGLFGYIASSIFSCVLLGVLVKHCGNSIMFSFFSICSVVALVCFSILSSKDLKKLSKAV; encoded by the coding sequence ATGCTGCTTTATTTATCAAGACAAAGTATACCAATTGCTCTACCACTGTTAATAGATACTGACCATGTAAAATTAAGCTATTTTTTTGCCTGCTTTTCTTTTTTTTATGGAGTATCAAAATTTGTTAATGGAATAATCATGGACTCCAAAAATAATCCATTATTTATGTTTGGGCTATGCAATATTGCAACTGGATTATTAACCATTGGTATAACTTCATCATATAATAATCTAACTTTATTACTGTTAACATTAATATTATTAGCTTGGACACAAGGGTTAGGTTGGCCAGCTATTACCAAGTTTATGGTTACAAACTCTAGCATCTCTTCAATTGCATCATCATGGGGAGTTATGAGCTCATCTCAGCAACTTGGTTCTTGTATTACTTTAATTGTATTACCAAGTATAATTAAAATATATGATGCAAAAAGTGCATTTTTGTACTCTGGTCTCTTATGCTTACTTTTTGGAATTTATACAATATTAAAAGCATATTACAAAGAAAGTGCCAACTTTACTACCTATTATAAGGTGCAGAAATCTCAAATAGGTATCAAGGTAACAAGTTCCATATGGTTTCTATGTTGTGCTACTTTTTGTGCTTATATTATAAAAATGGGAATCTTTTTTTGGTTTCCTATAATTTTAATGGATAAATTACAAATTTCTCTTGTACAATCCTCACTAATAACAGGCGTATATGATTTAGGTGGAATCCTTGGAACTTTAATCACAGGAAGAATTAGTGATATGTACTTCTTTCAAAATAGAAGCTTGCTGGCATTACTTTACATGTTGGGTATAGCACTCACTTTTATTGCAATGAACTTTGGTCAAAACATAATTCTTATGAACCTTGGTGCAATCTTATCAGGATTCTTTATATTTGGAGTGCAAGTACTGACAGGTGTTATAGCTGTAGAAATTGCTCCACAAAATAATGTGTGTGCAATTGTAAGCTTAACAGGATTATTTGGGTATATTGCAAGTTCAATATTTTCATGCGTGCTCTTAGGAGTACTTGTTAAGCACTGTGGTAACAGTATTATGTTTTCATTTTTTTCCATTTGCTCTGTTGTTGCACTCGTTTGCTTTTCCATACTATCAAGCAAAGATCTAAAAAAACTAAGTAAAGCGGTGTAA
- a CDS encoding UDP-glucose dehydrogenase family protein: MHITIIGVGYVGLVSGTMLSEQGHKVDCIDINTEKIELLKSGKIPLYEPGLADYLENNIKSQRIRFFDSYSQINPNTEVVFVTVDTPSDSLGNANLKNVYNAVSEVSERVNQDCLIVIKSTVPPGTAENIHNYLSNKGYNFDLGVNPEFLKQGSAVSDFLYPDRIIIGVKTKLARAKLEVIYRSFIDKNIPLIVTDTVTAEMIKYASNAFLATKVAFINEMAGLCELLGADIDLLANSMGMDHRIGKEFLKAGPGFGGSCFPKDLSALLRLAEDYNVKLQILNSVKESNYNHITNIAKKVEYVLNGVQNKKIAIWGLTFKSGTDDVRNSPAIDIAKLLVNNKAKITAYDPMGMDNARQVLKDIEYADNAIGAARDAEALLLLTEWKEFKNQDFASLKSIMAAPNVFDFRNLLDSELLLRYGYHVYSLGKKSIYKV, encoded by the coding sequence ATGCACATAACTATTATAGGAGTAGGGTATGTAGGCTTAGTATCTGGTACAATGTTATCGGAGCAGGGCCATAAAGTTGATTGCATTGACATAAATACTGAGAAGATTGAACTTTTGAAATCAGGGAAAATTCCCTTATATGAACCTGGATTAGCAGATTATTTAGAGAATAATATAAAGTCACAAAGGATAAGATTTTTTGATTCGTATTCTCAAATAAATCCCAATACAGAAGTAGTATTTGTAACTGTAGATACTCCATCAGACTCCCTAGGAAATGCAAATTTAAAGAATGTATATAATGCAGTAAGTGAAGTTTCTGAGAGAGTTAATCAAGATTGCTTAATAGTGATAAAGTCAACTGTTCCTCCTGGTACTGCAGAAAATATACATAATTATTTATCTAATAAGGGCTATAACTTTGATTTAGGAGTTAATCCAGAGTTTCTCAAGCAAGGCTCTGCAGTATCAGATTTTTTATACCCAGATAGGATAATAATAGGAGTAAAAACTAAGCTAGCTAGGGCAAAACTAGAAGTTATATATAGATCATTTATAGATAAGAATATTCCGTTAATAGTCACTGATACAGTTACTGCTGAAATGATTAAATATGCTTCTAATGCCTTTCTAGCAACAAAGGTTGCTTTTATCAATGAGATGGCAGGTTTATGTGAGCTATTAGGAGCAGACATTGACCTTTTAGCTAACAGTATGGGAATGGACCATAGAATAGGTAAGGAATTTCTCAAAGCTGGTCCAGGATTTGGAGGATCATGTTTTCCTAAGGATTTGTCAGCTTTATTAAGGCTTGCTGAAGACTACAATGTTAAGCTACAAATTTTAAATTCAGTTAAAGAATCTAACTATAATCATATAACAAACATTGCTAAAAAGGTAGAATATGTATTAAATGGAGTCCAAAATAAAAAAATAGCAATATGGGGGCTAACTTTTAAGTCTGGTACTGATGATGTAAGAAATAGCCCAGCTATAGATATTGCAAAATTGTTAGTGAATAACAAGGCTAAAATTACTGCATATGATCCAATGGGGATGGATAATGCTAGGCAAGTTCTAAAGGATATAGAGTACGCAGACAATGCTATAGGGGCTGCAAGAGACGCGGAAGCCTTATTATTATTAACGGAGTGGAAAGAATTTAAAAATCAAGATTTTGCAAGTTTAAAGAGTATTATGGCTGCACCTAATGTTTTTGATTTCCGTAATTTATTAGATAGCGAGCTATTACTAAGATATGGTTACCATGTTTATTCCTTGGGTAAAAAATCTATCTACAAAGTTTAA
- a CDS encoding DMT family transporter, with product MDHRLRAYLLGVTWFILSLLSSVVNDTISKCLGLHLQSFKIIFFRFLFSTITLIPFIFYYGIGVCKTSRISIQITRGALLFCGMTLWTYGLTICPIVTATIIGFSIPLFVMLLAIPFLEENIIWQRWVVAVIGFIGIAITTKAYSEDFNPKILIFIVSALIFAILDVLNKKLVMKETIISILFYSALTTTIFSTPSLLFYWHMPSLLELVLLLILGISSNLILFFMLKAFALTDATALAPYRYIELIISAIVAYVIFNELPDKSALYGTLILIPSTLFIAYSEGKAIKKNNVTTKVYNC from the coding sequence ATGGATCACAGACTAAGAGCTTATTTGCTTGGAGTTACCTGGTTTATACTCAGTTTACTTAGTAGTGTAGTTAATGATACTATATCAAAGTGTCTCGGTTTACACCTTCAAAGTTTTAAGATAATCTTTTTCCGTTTTTTATTTAGCACTATTACTCTTATACCTTTTATATTTTACTATGGAATAGGAGTTTGTAAAACAAGTCGAATATCTATTCAAATAACTAGAGGTGCATTGTTGTTTTGTGGAATGACCTTATGGACCTATGGGTTGACTATTTGCCCAATAGTAACTGCAACAATTATAGGTTTCTCAATACCATTATTTGTTATGCTTCTTGCAATTCCTTTTCTGGAAGAAAATATAATTTGGCAAAGATGGGTAGTAGCTGTCATTGGTTTTATTGGTATTGCTATTACTACTAAAGCTTATAGTGAGGATTTTAATCCTAAAATTCTTATTTTTATTGTATCCGCATTAATCTTCGCTATACTAGATGTACTTAATAAGAAGCTTGTAATGAAGGAGACAATAATAAGTATATTATTTTACTCAGCTCTAACAACAACAATTTTTTCCACTCCATCTTTGTTATTTTATTGGCATATGCCTTCCTTGTTGGAGTTAGTATTACTGCTGATTTTAGGAATAAGTTCAAACCTAATTCTGTTCTTCATGTTAAAAGCTTTTGCTCTTACTGATGCTACTGCACTTGCACCTTATAGATACATAGAGCTAATAATTTCTGCAATAGTAGCATACGTTATATTTAATGAATTACCTGATAAAAGTGCTTTATATGGTACTTTGATATTAATACCATCAACCTTATTTATAGCTTATTCGGAAGGTAAGGCAATTAAGAAAAATAATGTAACAACAAAAGTTTATAATTGTTAA
- a CDS encoding IS256 family transposase produces the protein MGQANRTTGLVDYKELETNILSSIREGRPLTGRDGALTPFIKRLLEASLEGEIESHMSAKSEENNRRNGRNAKTLRTSSGSFELLTPRDREGSFEPQIVKKRQTSLHPELEAKVLSTYASGMGYRDIASHVEEIYDHKISAAEISSITDKLLPVINEWRSRPLQSVYPIVFMDGMFFKVKEDGHCISKCMYNILGINQNGRKEVLGFYLAESEGANFWLGVLNDLKERGVEDILIACIDGLKSFPAAINSVFPKAEVQLCIVHQIRNSLKYVSSKDVKVFMNDLKKIYRASSKEIAENYLLELEEKWGEKYPLVIKSWQNNWENLSSYFKYSGQVRKLIYTTNPIEGLHRQIRKFTKTKGSFTSTNALYKQVYCAIKKVEQKWIMALPNWALTISQLDIFFPDRLKIELN, from the coding sequence ATGGGTCAAGCAAATAGAACTACTGGTTTGGTAGATTATAAAGAATTAGAAACAAATATCCTGTCATCTATACGAGAAGGAAGACCATTGACAGGAAGAGATGGAGCATTAACACCGTTTATAAAAAGGTTGCTAGAGGCAAGTCTGGAAGGTGAAATAGAAAGCCACATGTCAGCTAAAAGTGAAGAAAATAACCGAAGAAATGGAAGGAATGCAAAAACTTTACGTACAAGTTCAGGCTCATTTGAACTATTAACACCAAGAGACAGAGAAGGAAGCTTTGAACCGCAAATAGTCAAAAAAAGGCAAACAAGCCTACATCCAGAACTTGAAGCAAAGGTCTTAAGCACATATGCCAGTGGCATGGGATACAGAGATATAGCTTCACATGTTGAGGAAATATATGACCACAAAATATCAGCAGCAGAGATATCCAGTATTACTGATAAACTGCTACCAGTAATCAATGAATGGCGCAGCCGCCCACTGCAATCAGTGTATCCAATAGTGTTTATGGATGGCATGTTCTTTAAGGTCAAGGAGGACGGACATTGTATAAGTAAATGCATGTATAATATATTGGGCATAAATCAAAATGGCAGAAAAGAAGTATTAGGTTTTTATTTGGCTGAAAGTGAAGGAGCTAACTTCTGGTTGGGAGTTCTAAATGACCTAAAAGAGCGAGGAGTAGAAGATATTCTAATTGCCTGCATTGATGGGCTAAAAAGCTTTCCTGCGGCTATAAATAGTGTGTTTCCTAAGGCAGAAGTACAGCTATGTATAGTGCATCAGATAAGGAATTCACTGAAATATGTATCTAGCAAAGATGTAAAAGTTTTCATGAATGATTTGAAAAAAATATATCGTGCTTCAAGTAAAGAGATCGCTGAGAATTATCTGCTTGAGCTGGAAGAAAAATGGGGAGAGAAGTATCCTTTAGTTATAAAATCCTGGCAGAACAATTGGGAAAACTTATCCAGTTATTTTAAGTATTCTGGGCAAGTTAGGAAGCTGATTTACACCACCAATCCAATTGAGGGGTTGCATAGACAAATCAGGAAATTTACTAAAACTAAGGGTTCATTTACTAGTACAAATGCCTTGTACAAACAGGTATATTGTGCTATAAAAAAGGTAGAGCAAAAGTGGATTATGGCTCTCCCTAATTGGGCTTTAACTATTTCTCAACTTGATATTTTCTTTCCAGATAGATTGAAAATTGAGTTGAACTAA